The following nucleotide sequence is from Melioribacteraceae bacterium.
TGTTATATAACTCTGTGTCTTTGCTGTTTGTCTATTCAAATAAAAAACCCCGCTTGCTCTACTTTTATACCTGACGCCGGACGTCAAGCTTCAAACAAGCCGGGTTATAAATATTACTAGAAGATACCAATTTATTGTTCTTGAAGTACACTAATAAAAATACTCCAATAATATTCTGCAGCACCTTCTTGTGTATACGTTTCCGTTTGTTGTCTACCAAACATTTGCATTCCAAGTGGTTTCAATTGCAGTGTATATCCATCTTCTACAATTCTCATTGTTTCATTATAGCTCTTCCTATTAACTTCTGCGGCATTAGAATATGCTATTTCTTGTGACCTAAAACTACTTTCGCCATAATAAATTGAACATTGTGCAACACGTTCACCGTTATCATATATAAAAGCAGAAAAACTTGTCGCACTAACTCTTTTTAATTTTGTTTTTATTTGTGTATTTCTCTTTCTTAATTCTTCCAGCGAACCTTCAAAATAACGTAAGATATACTCATAACTATTTTCAATAAACTCATCTTTTTCTTGATCATCAAATTTCTTTTTAATTCTTAGATTGCTCGATCGTTCTTTTGGAGTATTACCAATCTTCGTTTGAGAATCATCTTTAGTTTTTATCATACTATCATTTTTCTCAGTCATTGATTCTGCTGCCTCTCGAACATCCTTTGCAATAATTGAGAATGCTTCATGTTGATTAGCAAACATTGAAACGGGTTTACCATCAGTGGGTGTTGCTCTAAGATTACCGAATGGTGCAGAATGCCAGTCACAAGGATGTAATATTACCGGTATTACTTTTGCGTCTCCTTCATTGTGTTTTTCTACTGCCCGCATCATTTCTTTTTCATAGCAGTAATCGGATGCTAAAAAATGAGCACTTATTAAAAGTAGTATTATGTTTGCTGTTTCTAACTCAGTACTAATAGTTTTATCCAATTCACTGCCGGCAATAATTCTTCTATCGTGCCAAGATGAAATAACTCCTTGTCGTTTCAGTAAAGCTAAATGAGTTTCTAATTCATTCCTTAATTCTTCATCTTTGTGCGAGTATGAAAAAAATAGTTTTGCCATAGTATTAGTCTAATATTCTCTTAAGTTGTTTCAAAAATGCTACTACATTACCGCCGGTAAAATTAGTGCTGTTTAGTTTGTTTCTGACCCACAAATCCCATATTTCTTTTTCTTTACCTTCTAGCTTTTTCCCTCTCCCAATGCCTTCACAATTTATTGTCGCTAATCCGAATTCAAGTTCACCGCTTTGTATGGAAACTCTTACACAAACATTATTCCCTTCAGCTCGCTGTCTGTTAATTTGTTGATTAATTCCATTTTCATCAATTACATTTGGCTCACTTTCTACACCGCCTATACGTACTTTAAAC
It contains:
- a CDS encoding toll/interleukin-1 receptor domain-containing protein, with translation MAKLFFSYSHKDEELRNELETHLALLKRQGVISSWHDRRIIAGSELDKTISTELETANIILLLISAHFLASDYCYEKEMMRAVEKHNEGDAKVIPVILHPCDWHSAPFGNLRATPTDGKPVSMFANQHEAFSIIAKDVREAAESMTEKNDSMIKTKDDSQTKIGNTPKERSSNLRIKKKFDDQEKDEFIENSYEYILRYFEGSLEELRKRNTQIKTKLKRVSATSFSAFIYDNGERVAQCSIYYGESSFRSQEIAYSNAAEVNRKSYNETMRIVEDGYTLQLKPLGMQMFGRQQTETYTQEGAAEYYWSIFISVLQEQ